The following proteins are co-located in the Merismopedia glauca CCAP 1448/3 genome:
- the sir gene encoding sulfite reductase, ferredoxin dependent has protein sequence MVTTPVQKKLSKVEGLKEDSNYLREPVATELLEDTNCFTEDATQILKFHGSYQQDNRDNRVKGQEKDYQFMLRTRNPGGFIPPQLYLALDKMADDYGNGTLRATTRQGFQMHGILKKNLKAAIATIVNNLGSTLGACGDLNRNVMAPPVPYKNRPEYQYAWEYATNVADLLTPQTGAYYEIWLDGEKAISAEESPEVKAARQSNGNGTIIHEGEEPLYGSHYMPRKFKCSVTVPGDNSVDLFSQDVSLVVITNKKKELQGFNVYAGGGLGRTHNKEETFARVADPIGYVEKEDIYNLIKAILSTQRDYGDRTNRRHARMKYLINDWGVAKFKTTVEGYFGKEIAPLKPLPEFKYKDFLGWEEQGDGKLFLGISIDNGRIKDEGNFQLRTALREIVAKYSVPMRVTPHQNVLLYDIAPEARSPITEILTRCGVIVEPKEIETLTRYSMACPALPTCGLAVTESERVIPSILERIRALLDKLGLQNESFVIRMTGCPNGCARPYMAELGFVGSFPESYQVWLAGCPDQTRLAQVYTDRVHVNDLETFFEPIFVYFKQSKQKKESFGDFCHRVGLDAIREFTANYDPNASKSATGSKSSKRAPRISLKPDVYSQLKEAAAKQNTSMTEIANQALADYLAKLS, from the coding sequence ATGGTAACTACTCCTGTACAAAAGAAGCTTTCTAAAGTAGAAGGTCTAAAAGAAGATAGTAATTATTTACGAGAACCCGTAGCCACAGAATTACTAGAGGATACTAACTGTTTTACCGAAGATGCGACTCAAATCCTCAAGTTTCACGGTTCTTATCAACAAGACAATCGAGATAATCGCGTCAAAGGTCAGGAAAAAGACTATCAGTTCATGCTGAGGACGCGCAATCCTGGAGGGTTTATTCCACCGCAGTTGTATCTAGCTTTAGATAAGATGGCGGATGACTACGGTAATGGCACTTTGCGGGCTACTACTCGTCAAGGCTTTCAAATGCACGGGATTTTGAAGAAAAATCTCAAAGCGGCGATCGCTACTATTGTCAATAATCTGGGTTCGACTTTGGGGGCTTGTGGCGACCTCAATCGTAACGTCATGGCTCCCCCAGTGCCTTATAAGAACCGCCCAGAGTACCAGTACGCATGGGAGTACGCGACTAATGTAGCTGACTTGTTAACTCCGCAAACAGGGGCTTATTACGAGATTTGGCTGGATGGAGAAAAGGCAATTTCTGCCGAAGAAAGTCCAGAAGTCAAAGCTGCACGCCAAAGCAACGGAAACGGAACCATAATTCACGAAGGTGAAGAGCCGCTCTACGGTTCTCATTATATGCCCCGCAAGTTCAAGTGTTCGGTGACTGTTCCTGGAGATAATTCAGTCGATTTATTCTCTCAAGATGTCAGTTTGGTAGTGATTACCAACAAAAAGAAAGAACTCCAAGGCTTTAATGTCTATGCTGGTGGTGGTTTAGGGCGGACTCACAATAAAGAGGAAACCTTCGCTAGAGTTGCAGATCCCATTGGATATGTCGAAAAAGAGGATATTTACAATTTAATTAAAGCTATTCTCTCTACCCAAAGAGATTACGGCGATCGCACCAACCGTCGTCACGCACGGATGAAGTACCTGATTAATGATTGGGGTGTAGCCAAGTTTAAAACCACTGTGGAAGGTTATTTTGGTAAAGAAATCGCCCCATTGAAACCTCTACCTGAATTTAAATACAAAGACTTTTTGGGTTGGGAAGAACAGGGAGATGGCAAACTCTTTTTAGGAATATCCATCGACAATGGTCGCATTAAAGATGAAGGTAATTTCCAGTTAAGAACAGCTTTGCGGGAAATTGTCGCCAAGTACTCCGTACCCATGCGCGTGACGCCCCATCAGAACGTGTTGCTGTATGATATTGCACCCGAAGCGCGATCACCCATCACCGAAATTCTCACCCGTTGCGGTGTAATTGTCGAACCCAAAGAGATTGAGACTTTAACGCGTTACTCAATGGCTTGTCCCGCACTACCCACCTGTGGCTTAGCCGTCACGGAATCGGAAAGAGTCATCCCCAGTATCTTAGAACGGATTCGCGCCTTACTAGATAAATTGGGGCTACAGAACGAATCATTTGTAATTAGGATGACTGGCTGTCCCAACGGTTGCGCCCGTCCCTACATGGCAGAATTAGGCTTTGTGGGTAGTTTTCCTGAATCATACCAAGTGTGGTTAGCAGGGTGTCCAGATCAAACTCGTCTGGCGCAAGTTTATACAGATAGGGTACACGTCAACGATCTAGAAACCTTCTTTGAGCCGATTTTTGTCTACTTCAAGCAAAGCAAGCAGAAAAAAGAAAGCTTTGGCGACTTCTGCCATAGAGTGGGTTTAGATGCAATTCGCGAGTTTACAGCCAATTACGATCCTAATGCCAGTAAATCGGCAACGGGAAGTAAAAGTAGCAAACGCGCGCCGAGAATTAGCCTGAAACCGGATGTATACAGTCAGTTGAAGGAAGCAGCAGCAAAACAAAACACATCGATGACAGAGATTGCGAATCAAGCCTTGGCGGATTATTTAGCTAAATTGTCTTAG
- a CDS encoding helix-turn-helix domain-containing protein, with protein sequence MSNTWLRDLRNKKGYSQAFVADYLNISQSQYGRFETDPDDIPFGKIKALGIILGFDPSEIDKIQYKFPGINIGDPYEKNREYSKVLKQYILPKVEISLESNLFNLCDFNNLESSQLSKFLEEFDQKPTVAIAGKFDTGKTRLANYLLGGEYLPVRRQPATKFLNIIRHISDAPAWLRDRIYKENEQVFLLSQNFWSDNDSLNFNLSYLEDEARFNDTKNCLKSLTLYALHEYGVYVHQPSQRAIFKHIEIPAHTAVIYIDSPFLLSCNLIDTPGVNEQLNLIVDDSRLKPISELMDVLIYMSQLNGFMDTVDQIIIKYFLSMSIKDVHRAKNHPMFGNVFLVCSQASPSIIPKDNELQEVLETGAERLYNPIEESVVSILEQYNDAEYSQAKLAEQFFSFWAESDKRSEKLVKKLSEYLKVTLPKAYLFRLEEKIIQLKKNYDNQYDRVIHYFENLKENLQMATVELKRLEEYELEINREMDRKRSEIKLFINKQKTDGINDFYTRVNKILALDQLEEIINFKYKQHGREEATKNAPLFIFSKLEREAIIISEEGYENSKQLLNEFCETIYNDFNKSFKVTKSVDSISDFSLNNYKLYFPFARSTMLIGYLISSVFGVPGLIIGFNIAMIAWVFNRESWQKRLAKQIKDRFEEEAFVEKVSEKIEIFWNKLEEIFNKALDEFEHDMKKLIKEREKIVKMQNISDINNHIEHLKDLREFFEKIPDSF encoded by the coding sequence ATGAGTAATACATGGTTACGAGATCTTAGAAATAAGAAAGGTTACTCTCAAGCGTTTGTAGCCGACTATCTAAATATTTCTCAATCTCAATATGGTCGATTTGAAACAGATCCAGATGATATACCTTTTGGAAAGATAAAAGCCTTGGGCATTATTCTTGGATTTGATCCTAGCGAAATAGATAAGATCCAATATAAATTTCCAGGAATCAATATTGGAGATCCTTATGAGAAAAATAGGGAGTACTCAAAAGTTCTCAAGCAATATATCTTACCAAAAGTAGAAATTTCACTAGAATCAAACTTGTTTAATCTATGTGACTTTAATAATTTAGAATCTAGTCAATTAAGCAAGTTTTTAGAAGAATTCGATCAAAAACCAACTGTAGCTATTGCAGGAAAATTTGATACAGGAAAAACTCGCTTAGCAAATTATCTTCTAGGTGGTGAATACTTACCAGTTAGAAGACAACCAGCCACAAAATTTCTCAATATCATCAGACATATAAGTGATGCACCTGCGTGGTTAAGAGATCGTATATACAAAGAGAATGAGCAGGTCTTTTTGCTATCACAGAATTTCTGGAGCGATAATGACTCATTAAATTTTAATCTTTCTTATCTTGAGGATGAAGCAAGATTCAATGACACGAAGAACTGTCTAAAATCTCTTACTCTATATGCCCTACATGAATATGGTGTATATGTTCATCAACCCTCACAAAGAGCCATTTTCAAGCACATAGAGATACCTGCTCATACAGCAGTAATTTATATTGATTCTCCTTTTCTGCTCTCATGCAATTTAATTGATACTCCAGGAGTCAACGAACAACTTAACCTTATTGTTGATGATTCTAGATTAAAACCTATTTCAGAATTGATGGATGTTTTAATTTATATGTCACAGTTAAATGGATTCATGGATACTGTAGATCAAATAATTATTAAATACTTTCTAAGTATGTCTATTAAAGATGTGCATAGAGCCAAAAACCATCCCATGTTTGGTAATGTGTTTTTAGTTTGTTCGCAAGCTAGTCCCAGCATTATTCCAAAAGATAATGAATTACAGGAGGTTTTAGAAACTGGTGCAGAAAGGTTATATAACCCAATTGAAGAATCTGTAGTTTCTATTTTGGAACAATACAACGACGCAGAGTATTCCCAAGCTAAATTAGCTGAACAATTTTTTTCTTTTTGGGCAGAGTCTGATAAAAGAAGTGAAAAACTTGTAAAAAAATTGTCAGAATATCTAAAAGTTACTTTACCTAAAGCTTATTTATTTCGTTTAGAAGAAAAAATAATTCAACTAAAAAAAAATTATGATAACCAATACGATCGAGTTATTCATTATTTTGAAAATCTCAAAGAAAACTTACAAATGGCTACTGTTGAGCTAAAACGTCTAGAAGAATATGAATTAGAAATAAATAGAGAAATGGATCGGAAAAGATCTGAAATAAAGCTTTTTATAAACAAACAAAAAACAGATGGAATAAATGATTTTTACACAAGAGTTAATAAAATCCTCGCTCTCGACCAGCTAGAAGAAATTATTAACTTTAAATATAAACAGCATGGAAGAGAGGAAGCAACTAAAAATGCTCCTTTGTTTATATTTAGCAAGTTGGAGAGAGAAGCTATTATCATATCCGAAGAAGGCTATGAAAACTCAAAACAGTTATTAAATGAATTTTGTGAAACAATTTATAATGATTTTAATAAGTCTTTTAAAGTTACAAAATCTGTGGATAGTATAAGTGATTTCTCTCTTAATAACTATAAACTTTACTTTCCATTTGCTCGTTCAACAATGCTAATAGGCTATCTTATCAGTTCTGTTTTTGGTGTACCAGGATTGATTATAGGTTTTAATATTGCTATGATAGCTTGGGTTTTTAATAGAGAATCTTGGCAAAAGAGACTTGCAAAACAGATTAAAGATAGGTTTGAAGAGGAAGCATTTGTTGAAAAGGTATCTGAAAAAATCGAAATATTCTGGAATAAGTTAGAAGAAATCTTTAACAAAGCTTTAGATGAGTTCGAGCATGATATGAAAAAGCTGATCAAAGAACGCGAAAAGATAGTTAAGATGCAAAATATTAGTGATATAAACAATCATATTGAACACTTAAAGGATTTACGTGAGTTTTTTGAAAAAATTCCTGATAGTTTCTAG